Proteins from one Colias croceus chromosome 22, ilColCroc2.1 genomic window:
- the LOC123701815 gene encoding uncharacterized protein LOC123701815 isoform X2 yields the protein MMLRWCVAVALLALVCADASDTHSSRFPEHGDSDEMISQLLHWIQGFSQQRNRKARQYFGGKPERPRPFEPASYLPPVTGYPPAGSRPTPSYSEGPSPTYQPSSPYQPSETPSQPNYPSSFQPNQPTSPTYQPPQTSYQPPQTSYQPPQTSYQPPQTPEQPADKLTHTYQPTFFPNQQVTNQPSQPSPNQPEQTDEPTQDGFIPNQTSPSQPNQPSNPEGTAPTYETSQQTEGTQKPQENDYVPAPSEPDDDDRHPPHIHAISVECGKEMMTINIEFNKAYNGIIYSQDHYKESECIYVRENSNQAKYSFTVSLNTCGTRFFSDFENEGQAYLENVLVLQNEPGIQEVWDHIRRVRCLWEGNLTKQLVSSLSVGMLNQVTSNFSGDTAMARLDIQTGRGPFAPEANGLIKIGEVMTLVVSVTGDAGFDIHVQECIARDADNNNVVPLTDSNGCVLKPKLFGAFQKTRETGNTGASIIAYAYFNAFKFPDEMDLIIQCEVELCKTDCEVCPNPGSTEPRRKRRDVIHVGNRTMEPVTTIGKGLRVVFAEDLPREPDFCVSPVAAIWGGFMVLLGSLMSSIIVSFCWQKAHNDVKLS from the exons ATGCTGCGGTGGTGTGTTGCGGTAGCGCTGCTCGCGCTCGTCTGCGCGGACGCATCCGATACACACTCGAGTCGCTTCC CTGAACATGGCGATTCAGATGAAATGATAAGTCAACTTCTGCATTGGATTCAGGGATTTTCTCAGCAAAGGAATAGAAAAG CTCGCCAGTATTTCGGAGGGAAGCCTGAAAGACCACGACCTTTTGAGCCCGCTTCTTACCTCCCACCAGTGACGGGATATCCTCCAGCAGGGTCGCGACCAACGCCATCCTACAGCGAAGGACCTTCACCAACATACCAACCAAGTTCGCCGTACCAACCTTCAGAAACACCTTCTCAACCGAATTATCCCTCAAGCTTCCAACCAAACCAGCCAACTTCGCCAACATACCAACCACCACAAACTTCTTATCAACCTCCGCAGACATCTTATCAACCGCCGCAAACATCGTACCAACCCCCTCAAACTCCTGAACAACCTGCGGATAAACTGACTCATACTTATCAACCCACCTTTTTCCCCAATCAACAAGTAACAAACCAACCGAGCCAACCTTCTCCAAACCAGCCCGAGCAAACAGATGAACCAACCCAAGACGGATTTATTCCGAACCAAACGTCTCCATCTCAACCTAATCAGCCAAGCAATCCTGAAGGAACTGCACCTACATACGAAACATCTCAACAAACAGAGGGAACTCAAAAACCACAAGAGAACGACTATGTTCCAGCTCCTTCAGAACCTGACGATGACGACAGACATCCTCCACATATTCACGCTATTTCTGTTGAATGTGGCAAAGAAATGATGACAATTAACATCGAGTTCAACAAAGCTTACAATGGAATCATCTACTCCCAAGATCACTACAAAGAATCTGAATGTATTTACGTCAGGGAAAACTCGAATCAAGCAAAATACTCTTTTACCGTTAGTTTGAATACATGTGGTACAAGATTCTTCAGTGATTTCGAAAACGAGGGACAGGCTTATCTTGAAAACGTTTTGGTACTGCAAAACGAACCAGGAATTCAAGAAGTCTGGGATCACATACGCAGAGTGAGATGTCTATGGGAAGGAAATCTGACTAAGCAATTAGTGTCTTCGTTGAGTGTTGGTATGTTGAATCAAGTGACAAGCAATTTCAGCGGTGATACAGCCATGGCTCGTTTGGACATTCAAACTGGTAGAGGACCTTTTGCACCCGAAGCAAACGGCTTAATCAAGATTGGAGAAGTCATGACTCTTGTAGTTTCTGTCACAGGAGACGCCGGTTTTGACATCCATGTGCAAGAATGTATAGCCAGAGACGCAGATAACAACAACGTTGTACCTCTAACCGATTCAAACGGTTGCGTGCTCAAACCGAAACTATTTGGAGCGTTCCAGAAAACTAGAGAAACTGGTAACACAGGAGCATCTATAATAGCATATGCGTACTTCAACGCTTTCAAATTCCCAGATGAAATGGACCTGATCATTCAATGTGAGGTCGAATTGTGTAAGACAGATTGTGAAGTGTGTCCAAACCCGGGAAGCACAGAGCCCAGAAGGAAAAGACGAGACGTCATTCACGTAGGTAATAGAACAATGGAGCCAGTGACAACAATTGGAAAAGGCTTGAGGGTTGTGTTTGCTGAAGATTTGCCTCGAGAGCCAGATTTCTGCGTATCTCCTGTAGCAGCAATATGGGGAGGATTCATGGTACTTCTAGGATCTTTAATGAGCAGTATCATAGTGTCGTTCTGTTGGCAAAAGGCACACAACGATGTGAAACTAtcgtaa
- the LOC123701815 gene encoding uncharacterized protein LOC123701815 isoform X4, which yields MMLRWCVAVALLALVCADASDTHSSRFPRQYFGGKPERPRPFEPASYLPPVTGYPPAGSRPTPSYSEGPSPTYQPSSPYQPSETPSQPNYPSSFQPNQPTSPTYQPPQTSYQPPQTSYQPPQTSYQPPQTPEQPADKLTHTYQPTFFPNQQVTNQPSQPSPNQPEQTDEPTQDGFIPNQTSPSQPNQPSNPEGTAPTYETSQQTEGTQKPQENDYVPAPSEPDDDDRHPPHIHAISVECGKEMMTINIEFNKAYNGIIYSQDHYKESECIYVRENSNQAKYSFTVSLNTCGTRFFSDFENEGQAYLENVLVLQNEPGIQEVWDHIRRVRCLWEGNLTKQLVSSLSVGMLNQVTSNFSGDTAMARLDIQTGRGPFAPEANGLIKIGEVMTLVVSVTGDAGFDIHVQECIARDADNNNVVPLTDSNGCVLKPKLFGAFQKTRETGNTGASIIAYAYFNAFKFPDEMDLIIQCEVELCKTDCEVCPNPGSTEPRRKRRDVIHVGNRTMEPVTTIGKGLRVVFAEDLPREPDFCVSPVAAIWGGFMVLLGSLMSSIIVSFCWQKAHNDVKLS from the exons ATGCTGCGGTGGTGTGTTGCGGTAGCGCTGCTCGCGCTCGTCTGCGCGGACGCATCCGATACACACTCGAGTCGCTTCC CTCGCCAGTATTTCGGAGGGAAGCCTGAAAGACCACGACCTTTTGAGCCCGCTTCTTACCTCCCACCAGTGACGGGATATCCTCCAGCAGGGTCGCGACCAACGCCATCCTACAGCGAAGGACCTTCACCAACATACCAACCAAGTTCGCCGTACCAACCTTCAGAAACACCTTCTCAACCGAATTATCCCTCAAGCTTCCAACCAAACCAGCCAACTTCGCCAACATACCAACCACCACAAACTTCTTATCAACCTCCGCAGACATCTTATCAACCGCCGCAAACATCGTACCAACCCCCTCAAACTCCTGAACAACCTGCGGATAAACTGACTCATACTTATCAACCCACCTTTTTCCCCAATCAACAAGTAACAAACCAACCGAGCCAACCTTCTCCAAACCAGCCCGAGCAAACAGATGAACCAACCCAAGACGGATTTATTCCGAACCAAACGTCTCCATCTCAACCTAATCAGCCAAGCAATCCTGAAGGAACTGCACCTACATACGAAACATCTCAACAAACAGAGGGAACTCAAAAACCACAAGAGAACGACTATGTTCCAGCTCCTTCAGAACCTGACGATGACGACAGACATCCTCCACATATTCACGCTATTTCTGTTGAATGTGGCAAAGAAATGATGACAATTAACATCGAGTTCAACAAAGCTTACAATGGAATCATCTACTCCCAAGATCACTACAAAGAATCTGAATGTATTTACGTCAGGGAAAACTCGAATCAAGCAAAATACTCTTTTACCGTTAGTTTGAATACATGTGGTACAAGATTCTTCAGTGATTTCGAAAACGAGGGACAGGCTTATCTTGAAAACGTTTTGGTACTGCAAAACGAACCAGGAATTCAAGAAGTCTGGGATCACATACGCAGAGTGAGATGTCTATGGGAAGGAAATCTGACTAAGCAATTAGTGTCTTCGTTGAGTGTTGGTATGTTGAATCAAGTGACAAGCAATTTCAGCGGTGATACAGCCATGGCTCGTTTGGACATTCAAACTGGTAGAGGACCTTTTGCACCCGAAGCAAACGGCTTAATCAAGATTGGAGAAGTCATGACTCTTGTAGTTTCTGTCACAGGAGACGCCGGTTTTGACATCCATGTGCAAGAATGTATAGCCAGAGACGCAGATAACAACAACGTTGTACCTCTAACCGATTCAAACGGTTGCGTGCTCAAACCGAAACTATTTGGAGCGTTCCAGAAAACTAGAGAAACTGGTAACACAGGAGCATCTATAATAGCATATGCGTACTTCAACGCTTTCAAATTCCCAGATGAAATGGACCTGATCATTCAATGTGAGGTCGAATTGTGTAAGACAGATTGTGAAGTGTGTCCAAACCCGGGAAGCACAGAGCCCAGAAGGAAAAGACGAGACGTCATTCACGTAGGTAATAGAACAATGGAGCCAGTGACAACAATTGGAAAAGGCTTGAGGGTTGTGTTTGCTGAAGATTTGCCTCGAGAGCCAGATTTCTGCGTATCTCCTGTAGCAGCAATATGGGGAGGATTCATGGTACTTCTAGGATCTTTAATGAGCAGTATCATAGTGTCGTTCTGTTGGCAAAAGGCACACAACGATGTGAAACTAtcgtaa
- the LOC123701815 gene encoding uncharacterized protein LOC123701815 isoform X3, translated as MMLRWCVAVALLALVCADASDTHSSRFQTKKIRSRNARQYFGGKPERPRPFEPASYLPPVTGYPPAGSRPTPSYSEGPSPTYQPSSPYQPSETPSQPNYPSSFQPNQPTSPTYQPPQTSYQPPQTSYQPPQTSYQPPQTPEQPADKLTHTYQPTFFPNQQVTNQPSQPSPNQPEQTDEPTQDGFIPNQTSPSQPNQPSNPEGTAPTYETSQQTEGTQKPQENDYVPAPSEPDDDDRHPPHIHAISVECGKEMMTINIEFNKAYNGIIYSQDHYKESECIYVRENSNQAKYSFTVSLNTCGTRFFSDFENEGQAYLENVLVLQNEPGIQEVWDHIRRVRCLWEGNLTKQLVSSLSVGMLNQVTSNFSGDTAMARLDIQTGRGPFAPEANGLIKIGEVMTLVVSVTGDAGFDIHVQECIARDADNNNVVPLTDSNGCVLKPKLFGAFQKTRETGNTGASIIAYAYFNAFKFPDEMDLIIQCEVELCKTDCEVCPNPGSTEPRRKRRDVIHVGNRTMEPVTTIGKGLRVVFAEDLPREPDFCVSPVAAIWGGFMVLLGSLMSSIIVSFCWQKAHNDVKLS; from the exons ATGCTGCGGTGGTGTGTTGCGGTAGCGCTGCTCGCGCTCGTCTGCGCGGACGCATCCGATACACACTCGAGTCGCTTCC AaacgaaaaaaataagatCTAGGAACG CTCGCCAGTATTTCGGAGGGAAGCCTGAAAGACCACGACCTTTTGAGCCCGCTTCTTACCTCCCACCAGTGACGGGATATCCTCCAGCAGGGTCGCGACCAACGCCATCCTACAGCGAAGGACCTTCACCAACATACCAACCAAGTTCGCCGTACCAACCTTCAGAAACACCTTCTCAACCGAATTATCCCTCAAGCTTCCAACCAAACCAGCCAACTTCGCCAACATACCAACCACCACAAACTTCTTATCAACCTCCGCAGACATCTTATCAACCGCCGCAAACATCGTACCAACCCCCTCAAACTCCTGAACAACCTGCGGATAAACTGACTCATACTTATCAACCCACCTTTTTCCCCAATCAACAAGTAACAAACCAACCGAGCCAACCTTCTCCAAACCAGCCCGAGCAAACAGATGAACCAACCCAAGACGGATTTATTCCGAACCAAACGTCTCCATCTCAACCTAATCAGCCAAGCAATCCTGAAGGAACTGCACCTACATACGAAACATCTCAACAAACAGAGGGAACTCAAAAACCACAAGAGAACGACTATGTTCCAGCTCCTTCAGAACCTGACGATGACGACAGACATCCTCCACATATTCACGCTATTTCTGTTGAATGTGGCAAAGAAATGATGACAATTAACATCGAGTTCAACAAAGCTTACAATGGAATCATCTACTCCCAAGATCACTACAAAGAATCTGAATGTATTTACGTCAGGGAAAACTCGAATCAAGCAAAATACTCTTTTACCGTTAGTTTGAATACATGTGGTACAAGATTCTTCAGTGATTTCGAAAACGAGGGACAGGCTTATCTTGAAAACGTTTTGGTACTGCAAAACGAACCAGGAATTCAAGAAGTCTGGGATCACATACGCAGAGTGAGATGTCTATGGGAAGGAAATCTGACTAAGCAATTAGTGTCTTCGTTGAGTGTTGGTATGTTGAATCAAGTGACAAGCAATTTCAGCGGTGATACAGCCATGGCTCGTTTGGACATTCAAACTGGTAGAGGACCTTTTGCACCCGAAGCAAACGGCTTAATCAAGATTGGAGAAGTCATGACTCTTGTAGTTTCTGTCACAGGAGACGCCGGTTTTGACATCCATGTGCAAGAATGTATAGCCAGAGACGCAGATAACAACAACGTTGTACCTCTAACCGATTCAAACGGTTGCGTGCTCAAACCGAAACTATTTGGAGCGTTCCAGAAAACTAGAGAAACTGGTAACACAGGAGCATCTATAATAGCATATGCGTACTTCAACGCTTTCAAATTCCCAGATGAAATGGACCTGATCATTCAATGTGAGGTCGAATTGTGTAAGACAGATTGTGAAGTGTGTCCAAACCCGGGAAGCACAGAGCCCAGAAGGAAAAGACGAGACGTCATTCACGTAGGTAATAGAACAATGGAGCCAGTGACAACAATTGGAAAAGGCTTGAGGGTTGTGTTTGCTGAAGATTTGCCTCGAGAGCCAGATTTCTGCGTATCTCCTGTAGCAGCAATATGGGGAGGATTCATGGTACTTCTAGGATCTTTAATGAGCAGTATCATAGTGTCGTTCTGTTGGCAAAAGGCACACAACGATGTGAAACTAtcgtaa
- the LOC123701815 gene encoding uncharacterized protein LOC123701815 isoform X1, translated as MMLRWCVAVALLALVCADASDTHSSRFQTKKIRSRNAEHGDSDEMISQLLHWIQGFSQQRNRKARQYFGGKPERPRPFEPASYLPPVTGYPPAGSRPTPSYSEGPSPTYQPSSPYQPSETPSQPNYPSSFQPNQPTSPTYQPPQTSYQPPQTSYQPPQTSYQPPQTPEQPADKLTHTYQPTFFPNQQVTNQPSQPSPNQPEQTDEPTQDGFIPNQTSPSQPNQPSNPEGTAPTYETSQQTEGTQKPQENDYVPAPSEPDDDDRHPPHIHAISVECGKEMMTINIEFNKAYNGIIYSQDHYKESECIYVRENSNQAKYSFTVSLNTCGTRFFSDFENEGQAYLENVLVLQNEPGIQEVWDHIRRVRCLWEGNLTKQLVSSLSVGMLNQVTSNFSGDTAMARLDIQTGRGPFAPEANGLIKIGEVMTLVVSVTGDAGFDIHVQECIARDADNNNVVPLTDSNGCVLKPKLFGAFQKTRETGNTGASIIAYAYFNAFKFPDEMDLIIQCEVELCKTDCEVCPNPGSTEPRRKRRDVIHVGNRTMEPVTTIGKGLRVVFAEDLPREPDFCVSPVAAIWGGFMVLLGSLMSSIIVSFCWQKAHNDVKLS; from the exons ATGCTGCGGTGGTGTGTTGCGGTAGCGCTGCTCGCGCTCGTCTGCGCGGACGCATCCGATACACACTCGAGTCGCTTCC AaacgaaaaaaataagatCTAGGAACG CTGAACATGGCGATTCAGATGAAATGATAAGTCAACTTCTGCATTGGATTCAGGGATTTTCTCAGCAAAGGAATAGAAAAG CTCGCCAGTATTTCGGAGGGAAGCCTGAAAGACCACGACCTTTTGAGCCCGCTTCTTACCTCCCACCAGTGACGGGATATCCTCCAGCAGGGTCGCGACCAACGCCATCCTACAGCGAAGGACCTTCACCAACATACCAACCAAGTTCGCCGTACCAACCTTCAGAAACACCTTCTCAACCGAATTATCCCTCAAGCTTCCAACCAAACCAGCCAACTTCGCCAACATACCAACCACCACAAACTTCTTATCAACCTCCGCAGACATCTTATCAACCGCCGCAAACATCGTACCAACCCCCTCAAACTCCTGAACAACCTGCGGATAAACTGACTCATACTTATCAACCCACCTTTTTCCCCAATCAACAAGTAACAAACCAACCGAGCCAACCTTCTCCAAACCAGCCCGAGCAAACAGATGAACCAACCCAAGACGGATTTATTCCGAACCAAACGTCTCCATCTCAACCTAATCAGCCAAGCAATCCTGAAGGAACTGCACCTACATACGAAACATCTCAACAAACAGAGGGAACTCAAAAACCACAAGAGAACGACTATGTTCCAGCTCCTTCAGAACCTGACGATGACGACAGACATCCTCCACATATTCACGCTATTTCTGTTGAATGTGGCAAAGAAATGATGACAATTAACATCGAGTTCAACAAAGCTTACAATGGAATCATCTACTCCCAAGATCACTACAAAGAATCTGAATGTATTTACGTCAGGGAAAACTCGAATCAAGCAAAATACTCTTTTACCGTTAGTTTGAATACATGTGGTACAAGATTCTTCAGTGATTTCGAAAACGAGGGACAGGCTTATCTTGAAAACGTTTTGGTACTGCAAAACGAACCAGGAATTCAAGAAGTCTGGGATCACATACGCAGAGTGAGATGTCTATGGGAAGGAAATCTGACTAAGCAATTAGTGTCTTCGTTGAGTGTTGGTATGTTGAATCAAGTGACAAGCAATTTCAGCGGTGATACAGCCATGGCTCGTTTGGACATTCAAACTGGTAGAGGACCTTTTGCACCCGAAGCAAACGGCTTAATCAAGATTGGAGAAGTCATGACTCTTGTAGTTTCTGTCACAGGAGACGCCGGTTTTGACATCCATGTGCAAGAATGTATAGCCAGAGACGCAGATAACAACAACGTTGTACCTCTAACCGATTCAAACGGTTGCGTGCTCAAACCGAAACTATTTGGAGCGTTCCAGAAAACTAGAGAAACTGGTAACACAGGAGCATCTATAATAGCATATGCGTACTTCAACGCTTTCAAATTCCCAGATGAAATGGACCTGATCATTCAATGTGAGGTCGAATTGTGTAAGACAGATTGTGAAGTGTGTCCAAACCCGGGAAGCACAGAGCCCAGAAGGAAAAGACGAGACGTCATTCACGTAGGTAATAGAACAATGGAGCCAGTGACAACAATTGGAAAAGGCTTGAGGGTTGTGTTTGCTGAAGATTTGCCTCGAGAGCCAGATTTCTGCGTATCTCCTGTAGCAGCAATATGGGGAGGATTCATGGTACTTCTAGGATCTTTAATGAGCAGTATCATAGTGTCGTTCTGTTGGCAAAAGGCACACAACGATGTGAAACTAtcgtaa